The Novosphingobium terrae genome segment GCGCTTGAGCAGCACACTGGCCTCGATCTGTTGCAGGGCCAGCGTGTTGCTCTCCTGATAGAGATCGACCGCCTGACGCGAGCGCACGCTGGCCGCCTCGCTGGTAGCCTGTTCGAAGCCGCCGCTGGCGACGGAAAGTTGCTGGCGCAGGGCATTCACCCGGCCATCAGCATCGTTGAGCTGCTGTTCGCGCTGGTTGAGCGAGGAACGGGTGACGGCTTCTGCGGCGAACAGGCGCTGGGCGCGGTCGCGGTCATCACGGGCGATCTTGGCGGCCTGCTCGGCGGTGGTCAGCTGGGCGCGGATCATCGCGATGCTGGCGGCCTGCTGCTGGGCGCGGGCGGCCGCGGCGCGGTTCTCGGCGCCGAGGAAGGCGGCGCGCTGGGCTTCGGCGGTGTCGCCCCTGACGGCGGCGCCCTTGTTTTCCAAGGCTTTGACCGTGCCAAGCTGCTGGGTGATCATCGCCACGCGCTCCTTGGCATAGGCGACATCGCCCGCTGCCTGAGCGCCATCCAGCTCCATCAGGGGCTGGCCTTCGACCACCTTGTCACCTTCATGCACCAGCAGGCGCGAAATCTGGCCGCCATCGACATGCTCGATCCGGCGCTCATGGGCATCGGGTTCAAGCGTGCCGACAGCCTGCGCCACATCGCTGACCTGCGCCACGGCGGCCCAGCCAATGGCCACGACCACGGCGGCGCTCAGGGCGATCAGCGTGCCATGCAGGATGCGACCGGAATGAGCGTCGCTGGCGCCCAGCGGCATCAGCAGTTCGGGCAGCTCCGAGGTGTCGCCCGAGGTTTCGGCGCCGGGAAAGGCCTCTCGCGAAGCCTGAACGAGGTGCAGGCGGGCGGGCATCAGGCGGCATCCGCCAGCGCGTCGGGCGAGGTCACCACCGGGGCACGGCCCTGGCGAAGCACCACCACCCTGTCAGCCAGGGCAAGAAGATCGGACCGACCGGAAACAAAGACCACGCTGACTCGTCCTTTCGCTGAGCGAAGAACATTATGGAATATCTTGTCAAAACCGGCATTAACCACGGCATTCGGGATTTCATCTATCAGGATAAGTCCGCTGCCTGACAGCAAGGCTTGGGCAAGGGCGAAACGCCAGATGAAACCTTCCGACAATTGTGTGTTTTCAGTGATATGGATGTCGTCGAGCGCGATGTTCTGCAGGCCGACTGCCGCCAGCACCCGTTCAATATCCGCCGGAGACGCCACGGGATTGGCCATATCCAGATTGTCGCGCAGCGTGCCGGGCAGCAGGCTGGGGTTCTGCGGGATGTAGCCGATGGCGCTGCGCAGGGTCCGCACGGGCAGCTGCTCCATATCCACGCCCTCGATCTGCACCACGCCGAAGGAGGGCTGGGTCAGCCCTTGCAGCAGATGCAGGATGGTGGATTTACCGGTGCCCGCCGAGCCGTGGATGCCGATCAGATCGCCCGCATTGATGTCCAGATCGAGGCCGAAGAGCATGGGGCGCCCGTTGCCGATGCGCATGGTGATGTTGCGCATGGTGGCATTGCCCTGGATCTGGGGCAGGCGGCGGCGCTGCACATCGGTGACGGCCTCGGTCTCCAGATCCATGAAGGCGTTGATCTGCTCGACCGATTTGCCGCATTGCTCGAAACGGGGCAGGGCAAGGCACAGCGCATGCATCGGCGCCAGCACGCTGGAGGTCAGCAGCACCACGCCGAGCAGCTCAGCCGGGCCCAGCTCATACTTCACTGACCATAGCGCCACCGCGCCGATCACCAGAATGAAGGCCACGGCGAAGAAGAAGCTGGCCATGCCCTCCACGATCGCCATCAGGCGCGACATGGCATATTGCACGATCTGCGCACGTTCGATGCGGCGCTGCTGCAGATCGGCCCAGCGGTGCTGGAGGCCGCATTCGCGGATGAGGTCGCGCTTCTCGAAGGTTTCGACCATCACATGCTGCAATTCGGTGGCCTGATCGGCCAGCATGCTGGTCAGCACACCCATGCGGCGGTCGCAGAAGAAGAACAGCCCGCCATAGCACAGGCCCGCACCCACCAGCACGATGCCGGCCGGCGGCATCATCCACAGCACGGCAATCAGCCCCAGCACCGAAACCGGCAGATCGAGCAGGATCGCCGCCAAGGGACTGGTCAGAAAGTCGCTGACGTTCTCGAAGGAACGCACGCGGGAGGACTGGTCTTTCGCGTCCAGCCTTTGCGTCAGAAAGGCGGGCAGATGCATCATCTTGTCGAAGGTGGCGCAGCCCACGACATAGTTGAGCCGCGCTGCAAACCACGCCAGCGCATGGGATCGCAGGGCCAGCATGCCCCACATCGTTACCACCAGCACCATCAGCAGCGTCAGCAGCCATGGCATGGCCAGCTCATCGCCCCGTGTGAAGACCGAGCGGTAGAAGGCCGAGATTACAAAGGGCTGGGCGATCGTCACGATCACCACCGCCAGCGTGGTCGCCATCACGATCCAGCGCATCGAACCGAAGGAGCTGACCAGCGCGCGCAGCCAGCTGTAACCGGTATGCTTGCGGCTTTCCGGAGACAGCGGATTGGCGGCGGGCTCAAGCTGCAGCTTGCGGATCTTGCCCTTGGGCAGGGTCTCCAGATCGCGCTCCTTGCCCTCGCCATCCAGCGCCGAGATGGTGCTTTCGGTGGAGAGCAGCAGGAAGGCTTCCTGCCCGTCCTGCGTGATCAGCAGCGCCGGGCAATCCCAGGGGCGCAGCTGATCGAGGCTGAACTTGTGTTCGCGCACGGTGAAGCCCAGATTCATCGCGGCGGCCAGCAGGCGCTGCCCGGTGCCGCGATGATGGTTGCGCGGCACGGTGCCCAGCACATCCTTGATCTGCACATTGGGCATGAAGCGCGTGCAGAGCAGAGCCAGCAGGTTGAAGAAGGCCGGATCGTGATCGGCCCCATGCGCCGAACGGCTCAGCATGGTGGCCAGCGACGAAGCCGGTGTTGGACCGCCCGAGGAGGTCAGCGCCGTATTGGAAACCGTTGTCGTCTGCATCACAGCACCAGCGAGCGATAGGGAAGGGAAAAGGGCACAATCGTGTCACAGGGCGAGAGCGCCCCGTCTTCCAGCCGGAAGGCACGGTCGGCCAGCGAGGCGAGGTTGGCGTCCTCGCTGGCGATAACCACCGTGGCCATGCCGCGCACCTGGCTGAAGAAGTTGATCAGGCGGGCATAGCCATCGCGGTCCAGCCCCTGATCGGCATGATCGAAGAGGATGATGCGGGGGCGATGCGTCAGCCCGCGCAGAATGGCGATCTGCCGCTCCAGACCCGGGGCCACGGTGCCACCGGCAGAGTCGCCAACCGGCGTCTGCATGCCGCCCGGCAGCTCATCGAGCCTTTTGTCGATCCCCAGCAGGCGCGCCACCTCATAGGCCGCCTCCACCGAGACTTCGCCAAAGCGCGTGATGTTGTCCTGAATGGTGCCGTCGAACAGGCGGTGGTCGGAAGAGAGATAGGTCAGAATATGGTTGCGGTCATTGGGGCCATAGGCCTCGAAGGCCAGATCATTGACCTTCACCGCGCCGCCCGCCAGCTCGTCGAGGCCCGCCATGGCGCGCAGCAGGGCACGCGCTTCCTTGCGGCTGGGCGAGGAGATGGCGATGCATTCGCCCGGCTCGATTACCAGATTGATCGGTGCGGGCAGGGGCACCGGCCCCGTGCTGGTGTGCGAGACGGGGGCCAGAATGGCGCCATCCAGCCGGTACTGCTGAAGCTTTTCGAAATGAGCGCTGCCCTGCGCCGGGGCGTCCATCCGCGTGTCTTCATCCAGCTTGCGGATCTTCACGAAAGCGGAATCGCGGTCGCGGGCCTGAATGTGCATGAAGACGGCGCGCTGGATGGGCTCCATCAGGCGGCTGGCCAGCAGGATGGTGGAGATCACCATGGCCAGGTTCATCGCCCCGCGTTCCGCCGCCAGAGCGCAGCTGAAGAGCAGGATGATGTTGAGAAGCATGCCGGCAATGGCATTGGAATGGGTCAGGCGAGAGGCCGAATTGGCCAGCGCCAGATTGTTGCGCATGGCCTCGCCATGGGCCTGCTCATAAACGCGCACCATCTGCGGCTCGACGGCCATGGCCTTCACCAGATGCATGCGCTCCAGAATGGTGAAGAGCATGTCGAAACGGTGTTCGATGGCATCGCGGCTGTTTTCCGCGATCAGCGAATAGCGATGGGCCGAATGCCAGGTGAAGGCGGCCAGACAGCCCAGAAACACGGTGACCACGATGCCGCTGCGCCATGAAATCACATAGATCAGCAGCAGGATGACCGGGGCGAAGGCAATCTCCGCCTTGGCCAGCAGCACCTCGCCATTGGCGATGCCCTTGAGCTGGTGAATGGCCCCAGAGTAATCGAGACTGGCCGCGGCGGCGGATTTGAACTCCAGCCGCCGCGCCCGCACCACCCGGTCGATCAACCAGTGCAACCGCTGGGTGAGGAACAGGCGATCGGTATGCGCGATCACCAGATTCCGGTTCAGTTTCAGCACGCCTTCGGTGGCGGCTGCGGCAATGACAAGTGCTACCAGCACGAACACCGTAGACCCATTGGGGTTTTGCTGCCCGCGAGAGATGATCTGGCGGGCCACCATGGGCAGGGTTAGTGCGGTCAGGTTGATGACCAGAGTGGCAGTGAACAGAACCGCGCGCGATGGCCGGCTGGCTAGCACTAATCTTTGCATTCAGGACCCCGCTAGACTCCGATGAGCGATTTGGTGGTCGCCAAGGTTTTGGTGATGGCCGTCAGCGCACTGGTCGAGCTGCTGGCCACCGAACTGGTGCCCAGCGCGCTGCCGGTGGTGCCGCTCAGCAGGCTGGTGCCCAGCGAGCTGGTCGTGCTGCCCAGACCGCTGGTCAGCCCGCTCGTGGTCGAACCCAGGAGCGAGGTGGTGGCATGCGACAGGCTGCTGGTGTCATTGGCCGGGCTGACCACACCGGAGGTTCCGCTGAGCAGCGAGCTGGTCAGCGAAGACGTCGTGCCGCTGGTGGTGCCGGTGGCGCCGCTGGCCAGCGAACCGGTGCCACTCGACAGCAGGCTCGACAGGCTCGACCCCGTACCCGCCGCCGTGGAGGTCCCGGTGCTGGCGGCCGTGCCGGTCAGCGCCGAGGTCGCACCCGAGAGCAGACCGCTCAGCGAGGTGGTGGCATGCGAGGTGTCCGTGGTGCCAGACAGCGCCGAAGTGCTGCCCGACAGCAGGCTCGACAGGGAGGAACCCGTGTCGGTGGCGGTCGTCCCCGTGGTCGTGCCCGTCAGCGCGCTGGTGGTGCCCGAGAGGACACTGCCCAGCGTCGACCCCAGCGTCGAGGTCGCCGCATGGGCGGCATCGGTGCCGGTGGTGCTGGTGGTGGTGCCGGTCAGCGCCGAGGTCGTGCCGCCCAGCAGATTGCCCAGCGTGGAGCCCAGATCGCTCACGGTGGTGCCCACGGCGCCAGTCGTGCCCGAAACCACGGTGCCCAGCGTCGAACCCACATCGGACAGGGTGCTGCCCAAAGTGGAGGTCGCGGCATGAGCGGCATCGGTCGCGCTGCTGGTGGTGGTGCCGGTCGTCCCGGACAGCGCCGAGGTTGTGCCCGAAAGGACACTGCCCAGCGTGGAGCCAAGATCGCTCACGGTGGTGCCAACGGCGCCAGTCGTGCCCGAAACCACGGTGCCCAGGGTCGAACCCACATCGGACAGAGTGCTGCCCAAAGTGGAGGTCGCGGCGTGAGCGGCATCGGTCGCGCTGCTGGTGGTGGTGCCGGTCGTCCCGGTCAGCGCCGAGGTGGTGCCCGAGAGGACACTGCCCAGCGTGGAGCCCAGATCGCTCACGGTGGTGCCAACGGCGCCAGTCGTGCCCGAAACCACGGTGCCCAAGGTCGAGCCCACATCGGACAGCGTGCTGCCCAGCGTGGAGGTCGCAGCATGAGCGGCATCGGTGCCGGTGCTAGTCGTCCCGCCCAGAGCCGAGGTGGCGCCCGAAAGGGTGCTGCCCAGCGCCGAGCCGAGATCGGTCGTGGCGGTGCCCACGGCCCCGGTCACACCTGTGACGACATTGCCCAGGGTCGAGCCCACATCGGACAGCGTGCTGCCCAAAGTGGAGGTCGCGGCATGGGCGGCATCGGTGCCGGTGCTGGTGGTTCCGCCCAGAGCCGAGGTGGCGCCCGAAAGGGTGCTGCCCAGCGCCGAACCCAGATCGCTCGTGGTGGTGCCGACAGCGCCGGTCACACCCGAAACCACAGTACCCAGCGTCGAGCCGACATCACCCAGCGTCCCGGTCACGGCGTGACCCAGATCGGAGCCGACCGTTCCGGTGGTGCCGGTCAGCGTGGAGCCCACACCCGAGAGGGCCGAACCCACGTCGCCCACAGTGGTGCCGACAGTGCTGCCCACCGCTCCGGTCACACCCGAAACCACGGTACCCACCGTCGAACCGACATCGCCCAGCGTCCCGGTGACGGTATGACCCAGATCAGAGCCCAGCGTTCCGGTGGTGCCCGTCAGCGTGGAGCCCACACCCGAGAGGGCCGAACCCACATCGCCCACGGTGGTGCCGACAGTGCTGCCCACAGCCCCGGTCACACCCGAAACCACGGTACCCACCGTCGAACCGACATCGCCCAGCGTCCCGGTGACGGCATGCCCCAGATCGGAGCCGACCGTTCCGGTGGTGCCCGTCAGTGTGGAACCCACACCCGACAGAGCCGAACCCACATCGCCCACAGTGGTGCCCACAGCCCCGGTCACACCCGAAACCACGGTACCCACCGTCGAACCGACATCGCCCAGCGTCCCGGTGACGGTATGACCCAGATCGGAGCCGACCGTTCCAGTGGTGCCCGTCAGCGTGGAGCCCACACCCGAGAGGGCCAAGCCCACATCGCCCACGGTGGTGCCCACCGCCCCGGTCACGCCGGAGGTCACGGTGCCCAGCGTCGAGCCGACATCACCCAGTGTTCCGGTCGCAGTCTGGCCAAGATCAGAGCCAAGCGTTCCGGTGGTGCCGGTCAGCGTGGAACCCACACCCGAGAGGGCCGAGCCCACATCGCCCACAGTGGTGCCCACCGCCCCGGTCACGCCGGAAGCCACGGTGCCTAGCGTCGAGCCGACATCACCCAGCGCCCCGGACACGGTATGGCCCAGATCGGTGCCGATCGTTCCGGTGGTGCCCGTCAGCGTGGAGCCCACACCCGAGAGGGCCGAGCCCACATCGCTCACGGTGGTGCCCACTGCCCCGGTCACACCGGAAGCCACAGTGCCCAGCGTCGAGCCGACATCGCCCAGTGCCCCGGTCGCAGTCTGGCCCAGATCGGAGCCAAGGGTTCCGGTGGTGCCCGTCAGCGTGGAACCCACACCCGACAGAGCCGAACCGACGTCGCCCAGCGTGGTGCCCAGATCGCTCGTGGTGGTGCCCACGGCGCCGGTCACGCCCGAGGTCACAGTGCCCAGCGTCGAACCGACATCGCCCAGCACCCCGGATACGGTATGACCCAGATCGGTGCCGATCGTGCCGGTGGTGCCGGTCAGGGTGGAGCCCACGCCCGACAGGACCGAACCCGCATCGCTCAGCGTGGAGCCCAGATCGCTCGTGGTGGTGCCCACGGCGCCGGTCACATCCGACGTCACGGTACCAACCGTCGAACCGACATCACCCAGCGCCCCAGACACGGTATGGCCCAGATCGGTGCCGATCGTTCCGGTGGTGCCCGTCAGAGTGGAGCCCACATCGCTCAGCGTGGTGCCCACGGTGGAGCCCAGGGCGCTGCCCGCATCCGCTGCCGTGCCGGTCAGCGTGTGGCTCAGATCGGTGGTGATGCTGCCCAGCCCGGAGGATGCTTCCTGGAAGATGTCACCCACGCTCGACCCGGCGTTCGTCAGCCCCTGCGACAGCGCGCCCGTCACCGCCCCGGTCACAGCCGAGGGCGAAGCGATATCGCCCACCGAGGAGTCGACCGAGGTGATATGGCCAATCTGCGTGAAGATGTCGTTGAAGCCCGTGCCGGTGCCGGTGCTCGAACCGTTGAGCAGGCTGCTGGCTGCGGTGGTGGCGCCGCTCAGCCCGCCCAGCAGGCCGTCGACGGTGCTGCCCACGGTGCCGGTCACCACATTGGTCGGATCGACCACGACGCCGCCAGCGGCACTGCCGATGTTGCCGGTCAGCGAGGCCAGCGGATCGGTGCTGGTGGCGCCCTGCGTCAGGCTGCCGCCCAGCACGCCGCCGGTGGCGGAGCCCAGTCCGGCCAGCGCGCTGTCAACCGTATGGCTGGCGGCGCTCGTCACCGGCGAGAGCGGGGTGGTGACAGGCGAGAGGGCGCTGGTCACACCATGCAGGGCCGTCGCGAGATCAGGGTTTGCGCCGACATTGATGTTGACCGGCTGACCCAGCAGGCTGGCCACCGGATCGAGGTTGACATTGGCGTTCAGGCCAAGCTCACCCAGCACCGGCAGGCCGGCTCCGGCATTGACGGTCAGTTCGGAATTGCTGCCCGAACCAGTCCCGGTGCCCGTGCCCATCAGATGGCCCAGCGCATCGGTCAGCGAGGAGAGCGGCGTGGTGCCGCCCGTGCCCCCGGTGCTGCCACCCGTGCCGACGCCGTTCAGTGCGCCGACCGCACCGTTCAGTGCGCCAGCCGCCGAACCCAGCGCGCCATTGGCCGCGTCGGTCAGGGTGGTGCCGCCCGCTGCGCCGTTCAGCGCGCTTGTGGCCGTGCCCAGAGCGCCGTTGGCCGCACCGGTCAGACCGCTCAGCGCGCCGTTCAGGGCTGCCGTGGGATCGGTGGTTCCAGCGCCACCCGTCAGGCCGCTGAGCGCGCTGCCCAGTGCCGCGGTCGGATCGGTGGTGCCGGTGCCCGTGCCGGTTCCCGCATGGCCCAGCGCCCCGAGCGCGCCGTTCAGCGTATCGGTGGCCGAACCCAGAGCGCCGTTGAGGCCGCCCGTCAGGCCGCCCAGCGCGCCATTGGCAGCGCCGGTCAGCGTGGCGACGGGGTCGGTGGTGCCGGTGCCGTGGAGCAGGGTGCCGAGCGTGTCATTGAGGGTGGAGCCGCCGGTCGAGCCGGTCAGCGAACCCAGAGCGCCATTGGCGGCATTGGTCAGCCCGCTGCTGCCCAGCGCGCCGTTGAGAGCGCCCAGAGCATTGTTCAGCGTGGCACCTACAGCCCCCAGCGTACCGGTGGCGGTGCCGGCCAGCGTGCTGGCCAGAGCGGTGCCGTCCGTGGCGCCATGAAGCGCGTCGAGACCGCTGTTGAGAGCGCCGGTGGTCGCGCCGAGCGCGCCATTGGCCGCATTGGTGGCTCCGCCCAGAGCGCCGTTGAGCGCGGAGGTCAGATCCGAAGAGCCGGCCCCGCCCGTCAGCCCGCCAAGCGCACCGCTGAGCGTATCGCCCGCATGGCCGCCGGTGAGGCTGCCCAGCGCGCCATTGAGGGCGCCGGTCGCCGAACCGAGGGCGCCGTTCAGCGTAGCGGTGGGATCGGTGGAGCCTGCGCCGCCGGTGAGGCCGTTCACGGCATTTCCGAGCTGGCCCGTGACACCATTCAGAGCGCCAGTCACGCCGCCGAGAGCGCCGTTCAGTGCGGCGGTGGGATCGGTGGAGCCCGCGCCGCCGGTGAGACCATTCACGGCATTGCCAAGCTGACCGGTGACACCGTTCAGAGCGCCGGACACGCCGCCGAGAGCACCGTTCAGCGCGGCGGTGGGATCGGTGGTGCCTGCGCCACCGGTGAGACCATTCACGGCGTTGCCAAGCTGGCCGGTGACGCCATTCAGGGCACCAGTCACGCCGCCGAGAGCGCCGTTCAGCGCAGCGGTGGGATCGGTGGAGCCCGCGCCGCCGGTGAGACCATTCACGGCGTTGCCAAGCTGGCCGGTGACACCGTTCAGAGCACCAGTCACGCCGCCGAGAGCGCCGTTCAGCGCAGCGGTGGGATCGGTGGAGCCAGCCCCGCCGGTGAGGCCGTTGACGGCATTGCCGAGCTGGCCGGTGACGCCGTTCAGGGCACCAGTCACGCCGCCGAGAGCACCGTTCAGCGCAGCGGTGGGATCGGTGGAACCTGCGCCGCCGGTGAGGCCATTCACGGCATTGCCGAGCTGGCCGGTGACGCCATTCAGAGCGCCAGTCACGCCGCCAAGGGCGCCATTCAGCGCGGAGGTGGGATCGGTGGAGCCTGCGCCGCCGGTGAGGCCGTTGACGGCATTGCCGAGCTGACCGGTGACACCGTTCAGAGCGCCGGTCACGCCGCCGAGAGCGCCGTTCAGCGCCGAGGTCGGATCAGTGGTGCCGAGACCGCCGGTGAGGCCATTCACAGCATTGCCCAGCTGGCCGGTGACGCCATTCAGGGCACCAGTCACGCCGCCAAGGGCGCCATTCAACGCAGCGCTGGGATCGGTGGTGCCGAGGCCGCCGGTGAGGCCGTTCACGGCATTGCCGAGCTGACCGGTGACACCGTTCAGAGCGCCAGTCACGCCGCCAAGGGCGCCGTTGAGTGCCGAGGTCGGATCGGTGGTGCCAACGCCGCCGGTGAGACCGTTCACGACGTTACCAAGGGTGCCCTGCAGGCCGTTGACAGCCGAGCCTACGGTATTGCCAAGCTGGCCGGTGACGCCGTTCAGGGCGCCGGTCACGCCGCCCAGAGCGCCGTTCAGCGCGGCGGTCGGATCAGTGGTGCCGAGACCGCCGGTGAGGCCATTCACGGTATTGCCAAGCTGGCTAGTGACGCCGTTCAAAGCTCCGGTCAGGCCGCCGAGGGCGCCGTTCAGTGCGGCGGTGGGATCGGTGGTGCCGAGGCCGCCGGTGAGGCCATTCACGGCATTGCCGAGCTGGCCAGTGACGCCGTTCAGGGCTCCAGTCACGCCGCCGAGAGCGCCGTTCAGTGCTGCGGTGGGGTCGGTGGTGCCGAGACCGCCAGTGAGGCCATTCACGGCATTGCCGAGTTGGCCGGTGACACCGTTCAGAGCGCCAGTCACGCCGCCAAGGGCGCCGTTCAGTGCGGTGGTGGGATCGGTGGAGCCAACGCCGCCGGTGAGGCCATTCACGACATTACCAAGCGTGCCCTGCAGGCCATTGGCCACGGAGCCGACCGTGCCGTTCAGGGCGCCGGTCACACCGCTCAGAGCGCCATTCAGGGCGGCGGTGGGGTCGGTGGCGAGCGAACCCAGTTCGCCGTTCAGCGTGTTGCCGACCGCGCCGGTCGCGCCATTCACAGCGCCGGTCAGGCCGCCAAGGGCGCCGTTCAGCGCTGCCGTCGGATCGGTGGTGCCGCCGAGGCCGCCGCCCAGCGCGCCCGTCAGGCCGTTCACGGCGTTGCCGACCGTGCCGTTCAGGGCATTCGTCACCGCGCCCGCGGTGTTATCGACCAGGCCGCTGAGCGTCGAGGTCGGGTTGGTGCCGCCAGCCAGACCGCCCAGGCCGCCGGTCAGGCCGCCCAGAGCGTTGTTCAGCGTGCCCGCCAGATCGCCGCTGCCGGCGCCGCCGGTCAGCGCGCCCAGCGCGTCATTGAGCGTGCCGGTCACGGGGCTCAGGGCGCCGTTGACGGCGTTGGTGGCTTCGCCCAGCGCGCTGTTCAGCGCCGAGGTGGGATCGGTGGTGCCTGCGCCGCCAAGGGCGCCGGTCAGGCCGCCAAGCGCGCCTTCAAGCGCATTGCCGGCATTGGTGCCGCCAGCATTGCCCAGAGCGCCGTTCAGGGCGCCGGTGACCTGACCCAGAGCGCCATTGATCGCGCCGGTCAGATCCGTGCCGCCCGCAGCGCCCGTCAGGCCGCCCAGAGCGTTCTCGACCGAGCCGACCGTGCCGTTGACCACATTGCCTACGCCGCCCAGAGCGCCGTTGATCGCGGCGACCGGATCGGTGGCGTTGCCGCCGCCGGTCAGCGCGCCCAGCGTGTCGCCCAGCGCGGTGAGGGGGGCCGAGGCGCCGGTGCCGCCGGCAGCGCCGGTCAGCTCGCCCAGCGTGCCGCCCAGAGCCTGACCGACCACGCCGGTCACAGGCGCCAGCGCATCGTTGACGGCGCTGGTGGTGCTGCCAAGCACGCTGCCCAGCGTGTTGCCGATAGCGGCTGTCGGGCTGCCCGCGCCGTTGGGGATGCCGGACAGCACATTGCCGACCAGCTCGTTCGCCACGCCGTTCAGGCCTTCCACGGCCTCACGGACGGGGCCGCTCGAATTGATGAGGCTGGTGACGGGCGAAAGAGCCTCGGTCACGGGCGAGAGCGGGGTGGCAAGACCGTTGAGGATGCCGGCCACGCCGCCGGTGGCGGCGGTCGCGCTGTCGAGCGTGCCCAGCGTGTCGCTCAGCACCTGGCTCACAGGGGCGGTGACGGGCGAGAGGGCCTGGGTCAGATTGCCGACCGCCTGACCCAGCGCGCTGTTGCCGGTGCTGCCGGGCAGGTCGAGCGAGCCGGTGATGGCGCCGCCGGTCAGGCCGCCGACCGTGCCCAGCAGGCTGTTCGCCACATCGCCGACAGGGCCGGTGACAGGGGCCAGCGCTTCACCCAGAGGGGCGGTGATGTTGGTGATCGCCGGGGTGAGGTTGCCGGTGAGCTGCGAGGCATCAAGGGCGGAGGTGAGGTTGATGTCGATGTCCTGACCCAGCAGGTTCTCGACCGGATCGAGGTTAACGCTGGTGTGCAGGCCCGTGGTGCCCAGACCCGGGATCGCCGCGCCCGCATTGACCACCAGATCGGTGTCGGAGGGGCTGTGGTCCACGGTGGGGCCGGTGGTGACGTTCAGGCTGGTGCCGCCGCCGGTGCCAAGGCCCGTGCCCAGACCGCCCAGCACATCGTTCAGCGCGCCGGTGACGGGCGAGGCATTGACGATGCTGCCCAGATTGAGGTCGATGTCCTGACCCAGCAGGTGCTCGATCGGATCGAGGTTGATGTTGGCGCCGACGTTCACATCACCCACGCCGGGCAGGTGGTTAACATCGACATTGGCGATCAGATCGGTGTCGGGCGTGGTGCCGGGGTTGCCCGGGTCGGTGCCGCCGGGGTTGCCGGGATTACCGGGGTCGCCAGGCAGGCCGGGGAGGCCGGGCAAGCCGGGAAGACCAGGCAGGCCCGGATCGCCGGGGGCGCCGGGATTGCCGTCATGGCCATTGGTGCCGGGCGTACCATCCGTGCCGGGGGTTCCGGGCGTGCCGGGGCTGCCGTTCAGACCGGGCGCGCCGGGCGTGCCGTCCGTACCGTTGCTGCCGCCGCCATTGGCGCCGGGATTGCCGTTCAGGCCGGGGGTGCCGTCCGTGCCGGTGCCATTGCCGCCGTTGTTGCCATTGCTGCCGTTCGAGCCATCGCTGCCATTCGTGCCGCCGGAGCCGGGGAGTTCGATGACCGTCGTGGTGCCCGGGGCGCCGGGGGCACCTGTGCCGCCGGTGCCGCCATTGGTGCCGTTCGCGCCGTTGGCTCCCGTGCCGCCAGCGCCGCCGCCGATGTTGTTGGTGACATTGGTCACCGAAGGACCGGCGTTCTGGGCCGCTGCCGTCGCCTGATTGACCGCGTTCTGCACATTCTGCGTCGCGGCGTTGAGCTGACCGGCGCCAACCTCAGGCGTCAGATTGCCGGACTGGCCCAGCGAGGCGGTCTGCTGCACGGGCTGAACGGCGGCGGTCAGGCCACCGACAGAGCCGCCCTGCTCGGTCTGGCCAAGATTCAGGCCGGGCAGGTTGCTGAAGGTGTTGCCGCTGCTCAGTGGAGTTGCTGCCAGATTGTTAACCGGACCAAGACCGCCGCCCAGCGTGGAATCCAGGTGATTCGCAATGCCGCTTGCAACCGTTTGCGGGGTTGAAGCGAGACTGCCTGCA includes the following:
- a CDS encoding HlyD family type I secretion periplasmic adaptor subunit — protein: MPARLHLVQASREAFPGAETSGDTSELPELLMPLGASDAHSGRILHGTLIALSAAVVVAIGWAAVAQVSDVAQAVGTLEPDAHERRIEHVDGGQISRLLVHEGDKVVEGQPLMELDGAQAAGDVAYAKERVAMITQQLGTVKALENKGAAVRGDTAEAQRAAFLGAENRAAAARAQQQAASIAMIRAQLTTAEQAAKIARDDRDRAQRLFAAEAVTRSSLNQREQQLNDADGRVNALRQQLSVASGGFEQATSEAASVRSRQAVDLYQESNTLALQQIEASVLLKRAQDRTSRLIVRSPVTGMVKALTIAPGSVVAPGGLLAVVVPSNEKLMIDSQIPASNIHDVRAGLDAHIRINGFDLPGKGWIEGQVHSISPSSFGDERGNRFYKVRLAITDKDLDRRTMASLAPGLEAHADIITGHKSVLSFLVSPVRHGLDAALTEK
- a CDS encoding ABC transporter transmembrane domain-containing protein — its product is MQRLVLASRPSRAVLFTATLVINLTALTLPMVARQIISRGQQNPNGSTVFVLVALVIAAAATEGVLKLNRNLVIAHTDRLFLTQRLHWLIDRVVRARRLEFKSAAAASLDYSGAIHQLKGIANGEVLLAKAEIAFAPVILLLIYVISWRSGIVVTVFLGCLAAFTWHSAHRYSLIAENSRDAIEHRFDMLFTILERMHLVKAMAVEPQMVRVYEQAHGEAMRNNLALANSASRLTHSNAIAGMLLNIILLFSCALAAERGAMNLAMVISTILLASRLMEPIQRAVFMHIQARDRDSAFVKIRKLDEDTRMDAPAQGSAHFEKLQQYRLDGAILAPVSHTSTGPVPLPAPINLVIEPGECIAISSPSRKEARALLRAMAGLDELAGGAVKVNDLAFEAYGPNDRNHILTYLSSDHRLFDGTIQDNITRFGEVSVEAAYEVARLLGIDKRLDELPGGMQTPVGDSAGGTVAPGLERQIAILRGLTHRPRIILFDHADQGLDRDGYARLINFFSQVRGMATVVIASEDANLASLADRAFRLEDGALSPCDTIVPFSLPYRSLVL
- a CDS encoding ATP-binding cassette domain-containing protein; protein product: MQTTTVSNTALTSSGGPTPASSLATMLSRSAHGADHDPAFFNLLALLCTRFMPNVQIKDVLGTVPRNHHRGTGQRLLAAAMNLGFTVREHKFSLDQLRPWDCPALLITQDGQEAFLLLSTESTISALDGEGKERDLETLPKGKIRKLQLEPAANPLSPESRKHTGYSWLRALVSSFGSMRWIVMATTLAVVIVTIAQPFVISAFYRSVFTRGDELAMPWLLTLLMVLVVTMWGMLALRSHALAWFAARLNYVVGCATFDKMMHLPAFLTQRLDAKDQSSRVRSFENVSDFLTSPLAAILLDLPVSVLGLIAVLWMMPPAGIVLVGAGLCYGGLFFFCDRRMGVLTSMLADQATELQHVMVETFEKRDLIRECGLQHRWADLQQRRIERAQIVQYAMSRLMAIVEGMASFFFAVAFILVIGAVALWSVKYELGPAELLGVVLLTSSVLAPMHALCLALPRFEQCGKSVEQINAFMDLETEAVTDVQRRRLPQIQGNATMRNITMRIGNGRPMLFGLDLDINAGDLIGIHGSAGTGKSTILHLLQGLTQPSFGVVQIEGVDMEQLPVRTLRSAIGYIPQNPSLLPGTLRDNLDMANPVASPADIERVLAAVGLQNIALDDIHITENTQLSEGFIWRFALAQALLSGSGLILIDEIPNAVVNAGFDKIFHNVLRSAKGRVSVVFVSGRSDLLALADRVVVLRQGRAPVVTSPDALADAA